CGACGGGCGCAGCCTGATTGTCGCCTCGCTTGGCCACGACCAGATGGCAGAGCTTTATATCGTGCGCTCTGAACTGGAGGGGCTGGCGGCGCGGCTGGCCGCGCAGCACGCGACGGCAGAGGAAATCCGGGTCTTGCGCGCCATGGTTCAGGAGGACCGCAAGCACCTGAACGACCCGGTCGCCCTGTCACGGGCAAACCGTCGGTTTCACAAGCAGATCCATCTGGCCTCTCACAACCGGTATCTGGTGCAGCAGCTCGATCTTGTGCATCGGACCATGGCGCTGATGGCGACGACATCGCTGGCCATCGACGGGCGTGGGCAGGATGCGCTGGCCGAGCATGATGCGATCATCGCGGCTATCGAGGCAGGCGATGGTGATGCGGCGAGCGAGGCGCTCAAGAGCCATATCTCGATCGCGTTCGAGGCGCGCCTTCGCCACGACGCCGCTGCGCTTTTTCCTGACGGCTGACGACCGCATCGTCGGGGTGCAACTGCGCGTGCACCTTTGCGATGATCTCTTCGGCATCGGGGTCCGCCTGGGGCGGTTCGAACAGGCCGTGGCGGGTCTTGTCCCAAAAGAACGGACGCGACGCCATCTCCCATAGCGCGTTGTAGGAGGCCATCGACGCCAGCGGGAAATAGACGTGGAGTGTGGGAAGCCATGCAAGAAGCCTGAGCTTGCCAGCGCGTGACAGGCCGAACGCCCCGACCCCGAGATTGACCAGCTCGGCGGCGACGAACAGACCCACCAGCACGGTCATGCCTCCCGAAGGAAGAATCCCGGCAAGCGGATGACCGAAACCCAGCATCAGCCCCCAGAACGACCACAGCAGCGGTGCGAAGGCGAACTGCGACAGCGTGCCGAGAAAGAGCACCTGCATCCCCGCAAACCCCCAGCCGCCCAACTGGCGCCAGAGCCGCGCGGGATTGCGCATATGGCTGGCCCAGGTCATCGCATAACCCTTCAGCCAGCGAGAGCGTTGCCGGACCCAGGGCCAGGCGCGGCAGTTGGCTTCCTCTTCGGTGATGCTGTCCAGAAACTCTGTCCGATAGCCGTGCCGGGCAAGCCGCAGGCCCAGATCGGCATCCTCCGTGACATTGTGGGCATCCCAGCCGCCCAGCGCCTCCAGCGCGGTTCGGCGGAAGAAGAGCGTCGTCCCACCCAGAGGAACCGGCAGGCCCATGCGCGCCATGCCGGGCAGGATCACCCGGAACCACCCTGCATATTCGATCGTGAAACAGCGGGAGAGCCAGTTGGTATCGGTGTTGTAGAAATCCAGAACGCCTTGCACGCTGGCCACGTCGGCGCCGCGGCTGTGGAAGTGATCGACCACCTTGCGGATCTGATCGGGGGCCGGGGCGTCCTCTGCATCGTAGACGCCGACGATGGAGCCTCGGCAGAAGTCGAGCGCGAAGTTCAGGGCGCGCGGCTTGGTCTTCAGTGTTCCGGCGGGCACCGTCACGCAGCGCATCCAGCGGGGCAGGTGGGTGCGGTGCAGCATTTCCCGTGTCAGGATGTCGTCGGCCTCGGTCACAAGGCAGATGTCCAGAAGCGCGCGCGGATAGTCGAGCCGCGAAAGGCGTTCGATCAGGCGCGCCATGATCTCGGTCTCGCGATAAAGGGGCACGAGGATCGAAACCACGGGCAGGCGGGCAATCGTCGGGATGTCAGGTTCCGGCCGCTGCCGCAGGGCCCGCGCCTGAACGAGGGCTGCGGTCAGTTTCAGCGCGGTCCCCAGCACCATCCATCCCACCGTCCACAAGGTGAGCGCCGCCAGCAAAGCCAGCGGAGCCACAAGTGCCGTGACCAGAAGCACCGCAAGGAATGCCACCACGGCGGCGCGCGGACCGGCCGCATACCAGAACCGGCAGCTTTCGTCCGGGGATACGCGGAATTCCGCGGCCTGTGCCAGATGGTGCCCCCGCTGTTGCAGCAATGTCCGGTGCAACTCTTCTTCGCTGCAAAGGACCATGATGGCGGGGTGCAGATCGGCGGGAAGGGTACGACTTTCCGCGGCGAAATGTTCGGGCCGATGCGTGGCGATCAGGGTTCCACCGGCCACACGGCGCCAGGGCAGGAGCCCCTGTCGCAGGCATCGCGCCGCACCGATCACGTCGATCAATCGCGGATCGGGTGGGAAATTCTGAAAATCAGCGTGCCCCGCGTCGTATTGCTGCGACCGTGCCTCGCCCAACGCATCGCCCGTGATCTCGCCATGTGCCAGCAGCAGTTCGCCAAGGCCGACATCCATCCGCGAATGGTCGGAAAAGGCGGTTGCAAGGGCCTGGGGCGACAGGGTCCCCGTGGCAAGCAACGCCTCGCCCAGGCGGCGATCCCTGTCCTCAGGGCGAAGTTCGGGGTCCGCTGGCCCGGATAGCCGTGACCGGGCCGCGGTCAACGGTATGACAGGCGACATGGGCGGTGCTCTTTAGAACTGCACCGCCTTCATCGGCTGTTAAGGTTAATGAACGGTAAACCCGCGCCCCACGCGCGGATCAGGCGGCGGGGGCCGGGTTTCAGACCATTTCGATCCGGATCATGACAGGGTCTTTGGCAACCACCCCGGTGTCGGCAAACCCGGCCCGGGCATGGTCCAGCGCATCGCGCGTGGTCTTGTGCGTCACGATCAGAACAGGGGCGCTGGGGCTGTCATGGCGATACTGGCGCATCCGGTCGATGGATATCCCGGACTCGCCCAGAACAGTGGCCACCTTTGCCAGCGCGCCGGGGCGGTCCTCCAACTCCATCCGCAGGTAGTAGGGTGCCGCGGCGCTGGCCCGTGCGGGGCGTGCCGTCTCTAGCGCGGTCGCCGGTTGCCCGAAAGTGGAGACGCGGATGCCGCGGGCGATATCGATCACGTCCGACATGACGGCGCTTGCGGTCGGGCCTTCGCCCGCACCGGCCCCGCGCAGCACGATCTGGCCGACGGCGTCGCCCTCCAGAACCACCATGTTGGTCGGGCCCTCAAGCTGACCAAGAGGGGAGGCCGCGGGAACCAGACAGGGGGTCATCCGGCATTCCAGACCGCGCCCGGTCATCTGCGCCACGCCCAGCAGCTTGATCCGGAAGCCCATGTCGGCCGCCTGCCGGATGTCGTCGATCGAAATCCGCTCGATCCCCTCCAGATCCATCGCGGCGAAATTCACCTTGGTGCCATAGGCGATGGAGGCCAGCAGGGCGAGCTTGTGGCCCGCGTCGATGCCACCCACGTCAAGCGTCGGGTCAGCCTCAAGATAACCAAGGGCGTTGGCCTCGTTGAACACCGTTTCATAGGGCAGGCCCTCGCCTTCCATCCGGGTCAGGATGTAATTGCAGGTGCCGTTCATCACGCCCATGATCCGGGTGATCTGGTTGCCGGCCAGCCCCTCGGTCAGCGCCTTGACGACCGGAATGCCGCCGGCGACCGCGGCTTCGAACCGGATCACGTGGCCCGCCGCTTCGGCTGCTTCCGCCAGGGCTTGCCCGTGAATGGCCAGCATCGCCTTGTTGGCGGTCACGACATCCTTGCCCGCGGCGATGGCGGCCTCGGTCGCGGCCTTGGCAGGCCCGTCAGACCCGCCCATGAGTTCCACGAAGACATCGATATCGTCGCGCTGGGCCAGCGCGACTGGGTCGTCCTCCCAGTCATAGGCATCCAGGGAAACGCCGCGGTCCTTGTCCCTGGTGCGGGCCGAGACGGCCGTGATCGTCAGCGGCCGGCCGCTGCGCTGGGCCAGAAGGTTCGCGCGCGACTGGATGATCTTGACGACACCGGCGCCGACGGTGCCAAGCCCGGCAATGCCTAGGCGCAAGGGGGTGGTCATGGTCGGGTCTCCGATTGGCCGTCTGTCTGGGTTCGCGGGTTGTTAGCGCGATGATGCAGGGCTTGCAACGCGTGGCACCGCTATTCGCTGCGCGCCTTCAGGGCGGCCGCCTTCTGGCGCAGGATCGCGGCGCGGGCTTCGAAACCCGACGTCTCGTCACCGGCGGGAACCGGGCTGACCGCCCGCGCCCTGAGCGTCGCACCGCTCGCGTCAATTGCCCCGGCCAGTTGCGGTGTCACGCGTGGATCCTGTTCGGGAACAAGCAACGGGTCGATCGGAATCAACCGCGGATAGATGGCCGGAACCTCGCGGGCGGGTTCGGTCGTGTCGATGTCCGGAAAAGGGGTGCAGCCCGGCGACAGTGCCGCAAGGGAAAGCGCCCAGAACCCTGTCGTCATGTAGCGCACCGTCTCATCCTCATCCGAACCTTCCCTGCAGTACGCTTGCCGGTAGCATCGGGCAAGCTGATGGTGCGGTAAGGTTATTCGATGGTTGCCGCTGGCGGTGGTGCAGCGAAGACCGGCCCGAATTCCGGCTGCGATTGCGTGGCTGCTTGCGCGAGAAACGAGATTTGGCTGGGGTGGTAGGATTCGAACCTACGATACACGGTACCAAAAACCGCTGCCTTACCACTTGGCTACACCCCAACGGTGGACGCGTAGATACGCTGTGAGCGCGACGGCTTCAAGCCGTTTCTGTCAAAATCTCAGCACAAAACTCGGCCTCTTCACCGGCGTGGGAATCGCCTTCGCCGCAGGTCATGGATCGGCCCAGGCTGTGTGCCGCATACCCCAACCAGAGACAGGCAAATGCACTCGCCACAATGGACGGGCCAAAGCGTTCGGGAACGCAGACCGGTTGCAGGAGGTCTGGTTCGAGACCGGAATCTCCGTTCGACAGGGGGAGTTCGGGCGCGCGGGACGCCCGAGGCGCAGTCAGGTCGACCGGTGCTCAAGCCCGTTTACACGATGTCCCAGTCCAGCCCGACATTGGCGATGACGTGGAACGTCTCTTCCCCGTTCTCCATTTCCCAATAGCCAACCATGCCGGTATCCCGGCGCCACAGGACATCGTCCGTCTGATCGCCGTTGAAGTCGCCGGTGTCCGCGACCGACCAGTCGGTTCCGGCAAAGCCGATGACGTGGAACGTCTCTTCCCCGCCATCCATTTCCCAGTAGCCGACGCTGCCGGTGTCCTTGCGCCACAGGATATCGTCGGTGCCATCGCCGTTGAAATCGCCGGTGCCCTCGACCGTCCAGTTGGTTCCGGCATAGCCGATGACATGGAACGTCGCATCCCCGCCGTCCATTTCCCAGTAACCGACATTGCCCGTGTCCTTGCGCCAAAGGACGTCTTCGGTGCCGTCACCGTTGAAGTCGCCGATCCCTTCCACGAGCCAATTGGTGCCAGCATAGCCGATGACGTGGAATGTTTCATTCCCGTCGTCCATTTCCCAGAAGCCGACACTGCCGGTGTCCTTGCGCCAAAGGACGTCTTCGGTGCCGTCGCCGTTGAAGTCGCCGGTGCCCTTGACGGTCCAGTCGGTGCCCGCAGAGCCGATGACGTGGAAGGTTTCGTCGCCCTCCTGCATCTCCCAATAGCCGACCGTCCCGCTGGTATAGCGCCACAGGATATCCATGGTGCCATCGCCGTTGAAATCGCCGGTTTCCTGAATCGTCCAGCTTGTGGCGACGTCGGCAAGGAAGTGATAGGTTGCTGCCCCGTCATGCATCTCCCAGAAACCGACCCGGCCGGTTGACTTTCGCCATAGAATGTCGCTGGTTGCGTCGCCGGTGAAGTCGTGGGCGGCCTCTGCCTCCGACAGGGTGATCTCGACGGTGGACTCCGGCTGTTCGGTCACATCGAAGCTTTGGCCGGTGAAGTCGCCCTGCAGCGTGATCGATGCGTCTGCTGCGTCATCGCCGTCGAAGTCGACGGAGATCACCGTGGACGAGACCGACGAGGAGACCGAGGTCACGGACCCCAGAACCGATTGCAGGGTCAATGTGTCTTCGGCCATGAAATCGGTGATCACGTCGCCGTCGAGTTCGCTGGCGCCGTCGGCCATGAAGGTATCGCGGCCGTCGCCACCCGTCATCGTATCGGCGCCTTCGCCGCCCTCGATGATGTCGTCGCCGTCGAATGCGAAAATCCGATCATTTCCGCCAAAGCCATCGATCATGTCGCCAACACCCGCACCGCTTGCGAAGGTGCCGAATATCATGTCCGCCCAATCGTTCGCGCCAAGGACGACGCCGTCTGCCGGCGTGTCGTCCACCTCGAACACAATATCGAAGTCGGGCGAATAACTTTCTCCGTCGAATGTGATGGAGGTGAATTCCTGCGAGGCCTCGTCGGTCACGGGGCCTGTAAGGATCTGCAATTCGTCGTCGTTGCGATCGGTGAAGACCAGACTGTCCAGTCCGAAATTGCTGTAATCGGTCAGATCGATCGGAGCGCCGCCCAGGGCCTCGATCTCGTTCATAAGATCGACCAGTTCCCCAAGATCGCTTGGGAAGGTGCCGTTCAACGTCAGCAGGTGGTCGAAGAGGTTCAGTTCCACGGCCGAGGTCGTGACGCTGAAGCCGAAGATGGTGTTGCCGTCATCCGTGACTTCGATGGCGGGAATATCGTAGGCGGCGAGGGTCGCGACGATCTCTGCCATACGCGACGTGGACAGGACAGCCATATCCTGAATGTCGTCGAGGATCACGGCGAAGTCGAAAATGTCGGAGAAGCTTTGCGGTAGGCTTCCCGATATGGTCAGGGTGACATCGCCGGATGTCAGGGTGTAGCCACTGCTCAGCAGCGAGAAGGCAAGGATCTCTCCCGTGCCGTCCTTGTCAATCGTGACCGTGTCGATCTCCCCGGTCGCGACCCCTGTGTCGATGGCCTCGAACAACGCCTCCAGCGTGCTGACCGGCCCGATGCCCGTTCCGGTTGCAACGACGTCGAAGTCGCCGTAAGTCAGGTCAAG
The genomic region above belongs to Rhodovulum sp. P5 and contains:
- a CDS encoding GntR family transcriptional regulator, with amino-acid sequence MKDIRPAHKDAYDLILEAIDVGVYAPGDRLVESELAERFGVSRTPIREALQRLETQSLLTRDGRSLIVASLGHDQMAELYIVRSELEGLAARLAAQHATAEEIRVLRAMVQEDRKHLNDPVALSRANRRFHKQIHLASHNRYLVQQLDLVHRTMALMATTSLAIDGRGQDALAEHDAIIAAIEAGDGDAASEALKSHISIAFEARLRHDAAALFPDG
- a CDS encoding glycosyltransferase family 2 protein produces the protein MSPVIPLTAARSRLSGPADPELRPEDRDRRLGEALLATGTLSPQALATAFSDHSRMDVGLGELLLAHGEITGDALGEARSQQYDAGHADFQNFPPDPRLIDVIGAARCLRQGLLPWRRVAGGTLIATHRPEHFAAESRTLPADLHPAIMVLCSEEELHRTLLQQRGHHLAQAAEFRVSPDESCRFWYAAGPRAAVVAFLAVLLVTALVAPLALLAALTLWTVGWMVLGTALKLTAALVQARALRQRPEPDIPTIARLPVVSILVPLYRETEIMARLIERLSRLDYPRALLDICLVTEADDILTREMLHRTHLPRWMRCVTVPAGTLKTKPRALNFALDFCRGSIVGVYDAEDAPAPDQIRKVVDHFHSRGADVASVQGVLDFYNTDTNWLSRCFTIEYAGWFRVILPGMARMGLPVPLGGTTLFFRRTALEALGGWDAHNVTEDADLGLRLARHGYRTEFLDSITEEEANCRAWPWVRQRSRWLKGYAMTWASHMRNPARLWRQLGGWGFAGMQVLFLGTLSQFAFAPLLWSFWGLMLGFGHPLAGILPSGGMTVLVGLFVAAELVNLGVGAFGLSRAGKLRLLAWLPTLHVYFPLASMASYNALWEMASRPFFWDKTRHGLFEPPQADPDAEEIIAKVHAQLHPDDAVVSRQEKAQRRRGEGAPRTRSRYGS
- a CDS encoding homoserine dehydrogenase, whose product is MTTPLRLGIAGLGTVGAGVVKIIQSRANLLAQRSGRPLTITAVSARTRDKDRGVSLDAYDWEDDPVALAQRDDIDVFVELMGGSDGPAKAATEAAIAAGKDVVTANKAMLAIHGQALAEAAEAAGHVIRFEAAVAGGIPVVKALTEGLAGNQITRIMGVMNGTCNYILTRMEGEGLPYETVFNEANALGYLEADPTLDVGGIDAGHKLALLASIAYGTKVNFAAMDLEGIERISIDDIRQAADMGFRIKLLGVAQMTGRGLECRMTPCLVPAASPLGQLEGPTNMVVLEGDAVGQIVLRGAGAGEGPTASAVMSDVIDIARGIRVSTFGQPATALETARPARASAAAPYYLRMELEDRPGALAKVATVLGESGISIDRMRQYRHDSPSAPVLIVTHKTTRDALDHARAGFADTGVVAKDPVMIRIEMV
- a CDS encoding VCBS repeat-containing protein translates to MVAVTLTTDLFRTVYEMAESFANGEAGYTISLDYETELDEFLGYSDTNDPTVNSLSSTRLDLTYGDFDVVATGTGIGPVSTLEALFEAIDTGVATGEIDTVTIDKDGTGEILAFSLLSSGYTLTSGDVTLTISGSLPQSFSDIFDFAVILDDIQDMAVLSTSRMAEIVATLAAYDIPAIEVTDDGNTIFGFSVTTSAVELNLFDHLLTLNGTFPSDLGELVDLMNEIEALGGAPIDLTDYSNFGLDSLVFTDRNDDELQILTGPVTDEASQEFTSITFDGESYSPDFDIVFEVDDTPADGVVLGANDWADMIFGTFASGAGVGDMIDGFGGNDRIFAFDGDDIIEGGEGADTMTGGDGRDTFMADGASELDGDVITDFMAEDTLTLQSVLGSVTSVSSSVSSTVISVDFDGDDAADASITLQGDFTGQSFDVTEQPESTVEITLSEAEAAHDFTGDATSDILWRKSTGRVGFWEMHDGAATYHFLADVATSWTIQETGDFNGDGTMDILWRYTSGTVGYWEMQEGDETFHVIGSAGTDWTVKGTGDFNGDGTEDVLWRKDTGSVGFWEMDDGNETFHVIGYAGTNWLVEGIGDFNGDGTEDVLWRKDTGNVGYWEMDGGDATFHVIGYAGTNWTVEGTGDFNGDGTDDILWRKDTGSVGYWEMDGGEETFHVIGFAGTDWSVADTGDFNGDQTDDVLWRRDTGMVGYWEMENGEETFHVIANVGLDWDIV